Below is a genomic region from Spirosoma radiotolerans.
ATGCGCATGGGGTTTCGGTAGCGCGCATTGCGCTGGCCTGGGTGCTGGCCAAGCCGGGGGTGACCAGCGTGATTATTGGCGCTAAAAATACAGACCAGCTTCTGGACAATATCAAAGCCGTTGATGTCAGCCTGACGACCGAGCAACTCGATCAACTGGATGCGATCAGTGCCACGCCCATGCCTTACCCGCAATGGATGATTCAGCGGCAGGGTGGCGACCGGTTAGGCGTTGCTAATTTTTCGCCGAACCAGTCGACGGTAGCCGCCAAGTAAAGCTGTAAACGGAGAAAACCCGATGGGGTGCGGATGTGAAGCCAAATCCGGCTTGCAAATCCGGCCCCATCTACCGTATTTTGTGGGTATAAATCAATTCCCCTACAATGACTTTTCCTGCAGAACTAAGCTATACGGAAGATCACGAATGGATTCGGATCGAAGCTGACGGTACCGCCGTGGTTGGAATTACTGAATTTGCCCAAAACGAATTAGGCGATATTATCTTCATCGACGTAGCTACCGTTGGTCAATCGCTGGCCAAAGGTGATGTATTTGGCGCGGTTGAAGCCGTCAAAACCGTATCAGATTTGTTTTTGCCAATTGAAGGTGAAATTCTTGAACTGAATCCGGCCATCGAAAAATCACCCGAATTGCTTAACAGCGATCCGTATGGCGAGGGCTGGATCATCCGCCTGAAACCCGCTGATGCATCGCAACAGGATGGCCTGCTAACCGCCGACGCCTATGCGGAGTTAGTGGGTGCCTGATTCGACGTACTTGATACCAGAAGGCTCCGTAAGGGGCCTTTTTTTTAAACCATCTTTTTACTTCGGTCCCTTCACTTGAAAAAAGAGGAGGGCAGTTCCTCATGCAACTCCTGATTCGTTCTGCCCATATTATTGATGCTGCTTCACCGTTCGATGGACAGGTGCGTGATATTCTGGTCGACAATGGTCTGATTCGTCAAATTGGTGACGGTATTTCTGCCGATGCTACCGTCCGGGTGATCGAAGCGGATAATCTGCATGTTTCCTTGGGTTGGGTCGATATACGTGTGTCGACGCAGGACCCCGGTTACGAACACAAGGAAGACCTGACAAGCGTGTGCCGGGCTGCGGCCGCCGGAGGATTCACTGATATTGCCGTTTTGCCCAATACAGAACCCGTTATCGACGCCAAAGGAATCCTGGGCTATGTTCAGCGCCTGGCCGAAGGCCAGCCCGTTAGTATTCACGTCATTGCCGCCGTGACCAAAAAAGCGGCCGGGGAAGATTTTACGGAGATGCTCGACCTGCATAACGGTGGGGCCGTGGCGTTTTCGGACGGGAATCATCCGCTCCAAAACCCGGATCTGTTACTCAAAACGCTCCAGTATCTGCAACCCATCAATGGCTTGCTCATGAACCGCCCGGAAGAAATGCATTTGACCAAGTTTGGCCAGATGCATGAAGGCATTCAGAGTACATTGCTTGGATTGAAGGGAATTCCCGCTTTAGCCGAGGAGTTGATGCTTGAGCGTGACTTGCGCTTGCTGGATTATGTAACGAGTGAGGGCCAGTCTGACAGGAACTCAGGAACATCCCCGATAAACACAGTACCTCCGGCTTTGCATTTCTCAACAATTTCAACGGCTCGTTCGGTCGACTTGATTCGGCGGGCAAAGGCGCAGGGAAAGCCCGTTAGTTGCGACGTGGCAGCTCACCAGCTTGTTTTCGATGATTCGGCCCTGGCGAGCTTCGACACGAACCTGAAAGTTAATCCGCCCTTTCGGTCTCCCGACGACGTAGCGGCTCTGTGGGCGGGTCTGGCCGACGGCACCATCGATGCCATTGTATCGGATCATACGCCACAGGATGCCGAAAGCAAAAACCTGGAGTTCGATCAGGCGGAGTTTGGGGTGACGGGGCTCGAAACGGTTTTCGCCAGCACCATTACCCATAACCGAGCGCTGTCTTTATCGCAGCTGATCGACAAACTGGCAACCCGGCCCCGGCATATCCTGCGCCTTCCCGTCCTAAGCATTGCTGAAGGACAGCCCGCCAGCCTGACGCTGTTCGATCCCACCGGTATCTGGACGTACGACCGGCCACAGTCTAAATCAAAAAACTCACCGTTTCTGGGCCAAACGCTCACGGGCCGCGTTATTGGCACGGTGCATCGAGGCCAATTTACTCCTACCGTATGAACAGTATTCGCGCTTATTTTTCGCATCCGTTGCTGAAAATTCCCCTGCTCTCCGGGTTGGCTACGGGTGTTCTCTGCTTTTTGTACTTTCTTGGTTTATACGCCGTTGGCGTACCGGCTCTGGGTAATATCCGGGTGCTCGATTACGGCATTCACATCATCACGATACTCGCCACCATCTGGTATTACCGGAAGTATGTCGGGCATGGGCAACTGCATTTGTGGGAAGGGCTAACCATTGGCTATGTGCTCAATACAGTGGCAGCTTTAGTAACAGGATGGCTCATTTACCTGTTTGTTACGCAAGTTGATCCGGGTGTTTTTACCGAATACGTAACGAATTCGAAGAAACTTCTGCTGGAAGGCAAGAAGCAGATTACCGACCAGTTCGGCCCCGAAACGTTCGCTCAGCAGTGGAACAAGGTATCGACGATGGAACCTGGTGTTCTGCTTCCCGACGAATTGACCAAAAAAACAGCCCTGGCTGTACTGCCGGTACTCGTAATTTCGCTTATTTTTCGGAAGCAGGACTATAGCATCATGCAATAAGGTAACCGACTATGAATGACCAACCCTCTACTGCCCGTACGGCCCTGAAATGGGGCGCTATCCTTGGCCTTATTTTAATAGCCATTACGTTGGTGATGTACCTGACCGACCAGTCGACCAACCCGTTGTTCAGCGGGCTTACGCTCGGTGCCATGGTGGCGATGCTGATTCTGGCGATGCGGGAGTACCGAACGCTCAATGGCGGCTACATGAGTTATAGCGAAGGGTTGGGCATTGGCGCTCTTCTCTCTGCAGTGACAGGGCTCTTATCGTCTGCCTTTATCACCTTTTATAATGTGATCATCGACCCTACTATCCAGCAACGCGCTATGGAAAAAGCACGTGAAAAATTGGAAGCGCAGGGAAACATGTCCGATGAATCAATTGATCAGGCCATGGAATGGTCAGAAAAGCTTCAGTCACCTGGCTTTACCTTCATCGCAGGCCTTTTCGGAACGATAATAATGGGCTTTCTGCTGTCGCTAATTATTGCTGCCTTTATACGTCGCAATAAGGCAAATCCGTTTGAGTAAATAGTTTAACGGTATACCGACAACCGCAAACTGAATACGACAAACCATAACCCGTCCCTTCGTGCTGGCTATCTTCCGTAAAGAAATTAACCAATTTTTTTCGTCGCCCATCGCTTATATTATCATGGGCGTATTTCTGACGGCGGTCGGTTTATTACTCTGGGTTTTTCCGGATACGAGTCTGCTGGAAAACGGCTATGCCGACATGGGCACGTTCTTTAACCTAACACCCTATGTCATGTTGTTTCTGGTACCTGCCGTTACCATGCGTTCCA
It encodes:
- a CDS encoding dihydroorotase codes for the protein MQLLIRSAHIIDAASPFDGQVRDILVDNGLIRQIGDGISADATVRVIEADNLHVSLGWVDIRVSTQDPGYEHKEDLTSVCRAAAAGGFTDIAVLPNTEPVIDAKGILGYVQRLAEGQPVSIHVIAAVTKKAAGEDFTEMLDLHNGGAVAFSDGNHPLQNPDLLLKTLQYLQPINGLLMNRPEEMHLTKFGQMHEGIQSTLLGLKGIPALAEELMLERDLRLLDYVTSEGQSDRNSGTSPINTVPPALHFSTISTARSVDLIRRAKAQGKPVSCDVAAHQLVFDDSALASFDTNLKVNPPFRSPDDVAALWAGLADGTIDAIVSDHTPQDAESKNLEFDQAEFGVTGLETVFASTITHNRALSLSQLIDKLATRPRHILRLPVLSIAEGQPASLTLFDPTGIWTYDRPQSKSKNSPFLGQTLTGRVIGTVHRGQFTPTV
- a CDS encoding DUF4199 domain-containing protein, with protein sequence MNSIRAYFSHPLLKIPLLSGLATGVLCFLYFLGLYAVGVPALGNIRVLDYGIHIITILATIWYYRKYVGHGQLHLWEGLTIGYVLNTVAALVTGWLIYLFVTQVDPGVFTEYVTNSKKLLLEGKKQITDQFGPETFAQQWNKVSTMEPGVLLPDELTKKTALAVLPVLVISLIFRKQDYSIMQ
- the gcvH gene encoding glycine cleavage system protein GcvH — its product is MTFPAELSYTEDHEWIRIEADGTAVVGITEFAQNELGDIIFIDVATVGQSLAKGDVFGAVEAVKTVSDLFLPIEGEILELNPAIEKSPELLNSDPYGEGWIIRLKPADASQQDGLLTADAYAELVGA
- a CDS encoding DUF4199 domain-containing protein, translated to MNDQPSTARTALKWGAILGLILIAITLVMYLTDQSTNPLFSGLTLGAMVAMLILAMREYRTLNGGYMSYSEGLGIGALLSAVTGLLSSAFITFYNVIIDPTIQQRAMEKAREKLEAQGNMSDESIDQAMEWSEKLQSPGFTFIAGLFGTIIMGFLLSLIIAAFIRRNKANPFE